The proteins below are encoded in one region of Paenisporosarcina cavernae:
- a CDS encoding stage II sporulation protein R, with protein sequence MLPSLKVIGLEEKAVPKKRFGKLVPFVELMIGLFLFYVIFTGIPAEDPTAEAFRVRIIAHSNSLADQAEKMAVEQAIQPILLEAVRGSVSVNDVKIEVEKAIPAMKEVAMQLVSKPVAIAIKQELFPPKVWEAMFTSQDFYEALVIEIGDARGDNWWCNLFPSLCYKEDTLQEEKTKFFVWEWLKEKFDW encoded by the coding sequence ATGTTACCATCATTAAAAGTTATTGGTTTAGAAGAGAAAGCGGTTCCGAAGAAGCGGTTTGGGAAGCTTGTTCCGTTTGTTGAGTTGATGATTGGGTTGTTTTTGTTTTATGTGATTTTTACGGGGATTCCAGCAGAGGATCCGACTGCGGAGGCGTTTCGTGTTCGAATTATTGCGCATAGTAATTCGCTTGCAGATCAAGCGGAAAAAATGGCAGTAGAACAAGCGATTCAACCGATCCTTTTAGAAGCCGTCCGCGGCTCGGTTTCGGTGAATGATGTGAAGATAGAAGTCGAAAAAGCGATTCCTGCGATGAAAGAAGTGGCAATGCAGCTTGTTTCAAAGCCAGTTGCGATTGCAATCAAACAAGAGTTGTTTCCGCCAAAAGTATGGGAAGCGATGTTCACGTCGCAAGATTTTTATGAAGCGCTGGTCATTGAAATCGGTGATGCGAGAGGTGACAATTGGTGGTGTAATTTGTTCCCTTCTCTTTGTTATAAAGAAGATACATTGCAAGAGGAAAAGACGAAGTTTTTTGTGTGGGAATGGTTGAAAGAGAAGTTTGACTGGTAG
- a CDS encoding L-threonylcarbamoyladenylate synthase encodes MKTEVLDASIEVSYDIAAKSLLQDELVAFPTETVYGLGAIATSEQAVAKIFAAKGRPSDNPLIVHVASISQVEQYVTTIPDNARKAMEAFWPGALTVVLPAKQGVFPPNVTAGLSTVGLRVPNHPVARKLLEKVAAPIAAPSSNRSGKPSPTSAAHVVQDLQGVIPYIVDGGETAIGVESTVVDFTVTPPAILRPGGVTEEMLRECLGDVASARLAHQSDAPKAPGMKYAHYAPDAPVFLVHEDRTRVVTALHSAKSQGHKVALIAPSSFADVGADVFMDAGESVDSFAARVFSLFRACNASDASVILVTVPERAGVGEALFNRIEKAAAGKWWVS; translated from the coding sequence ATGAAGACGGAAGTGTTAGATGCATCGATAGAAGTTTCTTATGACATTGCGGCAAAATCGCTATTGCAAGACGAACTTGTCGCGTTTCCAACAGAAACCGTGTACGGTTTAGGTGCGATTGCGACAAGTGAACAAGCGGTAGCGAAAATTTTCGCAGCGAAGGGACGTCCTAGTGACAATCCGTTAATTGTGCACGTGGCTTCCATTTCCCAAGTGGAGCAATATGTCACGACGATTCCAGATAATGCCCGTAAAGCAATGGAAGCATTTTGGCCAGGTGCATTAACGGTTGTTCTTCCAGCTAAACAAGGTGTATTTCCTCCAAATGTGACGGCTGGTTTATCTACTGTTGGTTTACGTGTTCCGAATCATCCTGTTGCAAGAAAGCTTCTCGAGAAAGTAGCAGCACCAATTGCAGCACCAAGTAGCAATCGTAGTGGGAAGCCAAGCCCGACGTCTGCCGCACATGTCGTACAAGATTTACAAGGAGTTATTCCATACATAGTAGACGGTGGCGAGACAGCTATTGGTGTCGAGTCCACGGTCGTCGATTTTACCGTCACTCCACCGGCTATTTTACGCCCAGGTGGCGTGACGGAAGAAATGCTTCGCGAATGTCTCGGGGACGTTGCGAGTGCCCGCCTCGCGCACCAAAGTGATGCTCCGAAAGCGCCGGGGATGAAGTATGCCCATTACGCACCGGATGCACCGGTTTTTCTCGTGCATGAAGACAGGACGCGGGTCGTTACTGCCCTTCATTCTGCCAAATCGCAAGGACACAAAGTGGCGCTTATTGCTCCTTCTTCGTTCGCAGATGTGGGTGCGGACGTCTTTATGGATGCTGGGGAGTCGGTGGATTCTTTTGCAGCTCGCGTGTTTTCGTTGTTTCGGGCGTGTAATGCATCAGATGCGTCGGTCATTTTGGTGACGGTTCCAGAGCGCGCGGGTGTTGGAGAAGCGTTGTTTAATCGAATAGAGAAGGCTGCTGCTGGGAAGTGGTGGGTATCGTAA
- a CDS encoding manganese efflux pump: MIGWTEFVAGVVTAIDVLAVYSVYRVVERPAVLALWTGALHVLFPLAGFVIGEDIIARYLVGADAFATIFLFLMGLQMVLHQSDQGVLRIPAPLLAAVVSVDTFSVSLSFGMLELQRSVFLVSAGVSATVFAYAALKRRFGRGARLNRLAGVCLMIIALLTFGND, from the coding sequence TTGATCGGTTGGACGGAGTTTGTTGCGGGTGTTGTGACGGCGATTGATGTGTTGGCGGTGTATAGTGTGTACCGAGTGGTGGAGAGACCGGCTGTGTTGGCGCTTTGGACGGGTGCGCTTCATGTGTTGTTTCCGTTAGCGGGTTTTGTAATTGGGGAAGATATTATTGCTCGGTATTTGGTAGGCGCGGATGCGTTTGCGACGATTTTCTTATTTTTAATGGGGCTACAGATGGTGTTACATCAATCAGACCAAGGGGTTCTAAGGATTCCGGCGCCTTTACTTGCGGCGGTGGTTAGTGTGGATACCTTTTCAGTGAGCTTATCTTTTGGTATGCTCGAGTTACAGAGAAGTGTTTTTTTAGTCAGTGCAGGCGTTAGTGCGACGGTGTTTGCGTATGCAGCGCTGAAGCGACGATTTGGACGAGGTGCTCGTTTGAATCGTTTGGCGGGTGTGTGTCTGATGATTATTGCACTGCTCACTTTTGGGAATGATTGA
- a CDS encoding low molecular weight protein arginine phosphatase, whose translation MNVFFVCTGNTCRSPMAEAILRAKQLPAVEVRSAGLFAMDGGDISDHARDVLLEAGIEVDHSSSLLTREDVEWATIILTMTTGHKAGILQQHPSAREKTFTLKEYVRPYGSHDISDPFGGDVYQYKQTFKELQVLIEELEAKLAGGDDI comes from the coding sequence ATGAACGTTTTTTTCGTTTGTACTGGAAATACGTGCCGAAGTCCGATGGCGGAGGCGATTTTACGCGCAAAGCAATTACCAGCGGTAGAGGTTCGTTCGGCAGGTTTATTTGCGATGGATGGAGGCGATATTTCCGATCATGCACGAGATGTACTGCTTGAGGCTGGTATAGAGGTAGATCATTCGTCATCGCTATTAACACGAGAGGATGTCGAGTGGGCGACGATCATTTTGACGATGACAACCGGTCATAAGGCAGGCATTTTGCAGCAACATCCATCTGCAAGAGAGAAGACGTTTACGTTAAAAGAGTACGTTCGGCCATACGGATCACATGATATTTCCGATCCATTTGGCGGGGATGTGTATCAATATAAGCAGACGTTTAAAGAATTACAAGTATTGATAGAAGAATTAGAGGCAAAATTAGCAGGAGGAGACGACATATGA
- the rpiB gene encoding ribose 5-phosphate isomerase B, with amino-acid sequence MKIAISSDHGGNNLRKEIISLLEELGQSYEDFGPQTSDSVDYPDYAKPVADGVASGKFDRGILICGTGIGMSIAANKVKGIRCALVHDVFSAKATRGHNDSNIIAMGERVIGGGLAREIVSTWLAGEFEGGRHERRIEKISALEE; translated from the coding sequence ATGAAAATCGCAATTTCATCCGATCACGGTGGCAACAATTTACGTAAAGAAATTATTAGCTTATTAGAAGAACTAGGTCAGTCTTACGAAGATTTCGGACCGCAAACGAGCGACTCGGTCGATTACCCAGATTACGCAAAGCCAGTAGCAGATGGTGTTGCGAGCGGCAAGTTTGATCGAGGGATTTTAATTTGTGGGACAGGAATTGGCATGTCGATTGCGGCGAATAAAGTAAAAGGCATTCGCTGTGCGTTAGTGCATGATGTATTTAGCGCAAAAGCAACTCGCGGTCACAATGATTCGAACATTATCGCAATGGGAGAACGTGTCATCGGCGGAGGTTTAGCACGAGAAATCGTCTCCACTTGGCTTGCAGGTGAATTCGAAGGTGGACGTCACGAACGTCGTATTGAAAAAATTTCTGCGTTAGAAGAGTAA
- a CDS encoding TIGR01440 family protein has translation MNAREDLETVLRELEEQVTYTQGQLFVVGCSTSEVLGKRIGTAGGMETAEELFPVLQRFAERNGVYLAFQGCEHINRAVTLEREAADMYGLEPVTVIPIAKAGGSMSAYAFGQMKNPVVVETIRAHGGIDIGQTFIGMHLKEVVIPIRTSIKTVGEAVVAVATTRPKLIGGVRASYTRE, from the coding sequence ATGAATGCTCGCGAGGATTTGGAAACCGTACTGCGTGAATTGGAAGAACAAGTGACATATACGCAAGGACAATTATTTGTTGTGGGATGTTCGACATCTGAAGTTTTGGGTAAGCGTATCGGAACGGCGGGTGGCATGGAAACAGCGGAAGAATTGTTTCCTGTACTGCAACGTTTTGCCGAGCGCAATGGTGTCTATTTGGCTTTCCAAGGCTGTGAACACATTAACCGCGCCGTGACTCTTGAGCGGGAAGCAGCGGACATGTATGGGCTAGAGCCTGTCACAGTTATCCCTATCGCGAAAGCAGGTGGTTCAATGTCTGCGTATGCTTTTGGGCAAATGAAAAACCCTGTCGTAGTGGAAACGATTCGCGCACACGGCGGCATCGATATTGGACAAACGTTCATCGGGATGCATCTAAAAGAAGTCGTCATTCCGATTCGAACTTCAATCAAAACGGTAGGTGAAGCCGTCGTTGCAGTAGCGACTACACGACCGAAACTCATTGGAGGCGTACGCGCGTCTTACACGAGAGAGTGA
- the glyA gene encoding serine hydroxymethyltransferase has product MEKIAAQDQQVYEAMLAEKKRQQGNIELIASENFVSEAVMEAQGSVLTNKYAEGYPGKRYYGGCEYVDVVENIARDRLKELFGAEHANVQPHSGSQANMAVYNTVLQHGDTVLGMNLSHGGHLTHGSPVNFSGIQYTFVEYGVDKETERIDYEDVRAKALEHKPKMIVAGASAYAREIDFAKFREIADEVGAYLMVDMAHIAGLVATGAHPNPVPHAHFVTSTTHKTLRGPRGGLILTTEEFAKKIDKTIFPGIQGGPLMHVIAAKAVAFGEALQPAFKEYIDQVVKNAKVLADSLIAEGIDIVSGGTDNHLVLVNLRSLGLTGKVAEHVLDEVGITANKNTIPFDQESPFVTSGIRLGTPAVTSRGFKEEEMKEIASIMALLLKNPEDDATKKEAAERVKALTDRFPLYE; this is encoded by the coding sequence ATGGAGAAAATTGCAGCGCAAGATCAACAAGTATATGAAGCAATGTTAGCGGAGAAGAAGCGTCAACAAGGCAATATCGAGTTAATCGCGTCAGAAAACTTTGTGTCAGAAGCAGTAATGGAGGCGCAAGGGTCTGTGTTAACGAACAAATATGCGGAGGGGTATCCTGGCAAGCGTTATTACGGCGGCTGTGAGTATGTGGATGTTGTGGAAAATATCGCGCGCGATCGTTTGAAAGAGTTATTTGGTGCGGAGCATGCGAATGTGCAGCCTCATTCAGGTTCTCAAGCGAACATGGCGGTGTACAATACCGTTTTACAGCATGGCGACACGGTTCTTGGGATGAATCTTTCTCACGGTGGTCACTTAACGCACGGTTCTCCGGTTAATTTCTCGGGGATTCAGTACACGTTCGTGGAGTACGGAGTAGATAAAGAAACAGAACGCATCGATTATGAAGATGTTCGTGCGAAAGCACTTGAGCACAAGCCAAAAATGATAGTTGCTGGGGCGAGTGCATATGCACGAGAAATCGATTTTGCGAAATTCCGTGAAATTGCAGACGAAGTTGGCGCATATTTGATGGTCGACATGGCACATATCGCTGGACTTGTTGCGACTGGTGCACATCCAAACCCAGTGCCGCACGCACATTTCGTGACGTCTACAACACATAAAACACTTCGTGGTCCTCGCGGAGGCTTAATTTTAACAACGGAAGAATTCGCGAAGAAAATCGATAAAACCATTTTCCCGGGAATTCAAGGTGGCCCGTTAATGCACGTCATCGCAGCAAAAGCAGTGGCATTTGGCGAAGCGCTTCAACCTGCATTTAAAGAATACATCGACCAAGTCGTGAAAAATGCGAAAGTCTTAGCTGACAGCCTGATTGCAGAGGGTATCGACATTGTCTCAGGCGGTACGGACAACCATTTAGTGCTAGTGAACCTACGCTCATTAGGCTTGACTGGTAAAGTGGCAGAGCACGTACTAGATGAGGTAGGGATTACGGCGAATAAAAACACCATTCCTTTCGATCAAGAAAGCCCATTTGTAACAAGCGGGATCCGACTGGGGACACCAGCGGTCACAAGTCGAGGATTTAAAGAAGAGGAAATGAAAGAAATCGCGTCGATTATGGCTTTGTTATTAAAAAATCCAGAAGATGATGCAACGAAAAAAGAAGC